A segment of the Magnetococcales bacterium genome:
GGATTTTATCTCCTGGTGATGCTGGGGCCCCACGGGCCGGTGGGGGGGATGATTCAGACTTTGGGGGGGGAACCCCTGGCCTTTTCCTTTGGGGGATTGGTGGTGGGATCGGTATTCTACTCCCTGCCCTTTGTGGTGCAGCCCCTGCAAAACGCCTTTACCCAGATAGGCCACGCTCCCCTGGAAGCCGCTGCCACCCTGGGGGCATCCCCTCTGGATCGATTTTTTACCGTGGCGGTTCCCCTGGCCCGCCCGGGATTTCTCACCGCAGGGGTTTTGGGGTTTGCCCATACGGTGGGAGAATTTGGCGTGGTGCTGATGATCGGTGGCAACATTCCCGGTGAGACCCAGGTGCTCTCCATCGCCATCTATGACCACGTCGAGGCTTTGGAGTATGGCCAGGCCCACCTGCTCTCGGGGGGATTGCTGCTCCTCTCCTTTTTGCTGCTGCTGACGGTCTACGCCTTGAACCGGCGTTTTTCCATGGTACAACCATGACCATCGAGGCCCAATTTCGATTGCAGCGGGGGGGGTTTAAGCTGGATGTGGACCTCACCTTTCCAGCCCGTGGGGTCACCGCCCTCTTCGGCCCTTCGGGATGTGGCAAGACAACCCTTCTCAGAGCCATCGCCGGTCTGGAGCGGGAGAGCCAGGGGAGCTGTCGGGTCAAAGGGGAGGTGTGGCAATCCTCTACGCACTTTTTGCCGACCCACCAGAGGCCCATCGGCTTTGTGTTTCAGGAGGCGACGCTCTTTCCCCATCTCACGGTACGGGGCAATCTGGAATATGGCTTGAAGCGTACCCCCCCTGGCAGGCGCCGGGTCCAGCTGGAGGAAGCGGCAGCGCTATTGGGGGTGGATAATTTTCTCCATCGCAAACCCCAAAAACTTTCCGGGGGGGAGCGGCAACGGGTGGCCATCGCCCGGGCGCTCCTCACCAGCCCCCGATTGCTGCTGATGGATGAACCCCTGGCTGCCCTCGATCAAGCCAGCAAACGGGAAATCCTCCCCTATCTGGAGCGGCTTCACGACGAGCTTGAAATGCCGGTGCTCTATGTCAGCCACGCAGCGGAAGAGGTGGCCAGGCTGGCGGATTATCTGGTGGTGATGGCCGAAGGCAAGGTACTCGCCACCGGCCCCCTCACCGAAACCCTGGCCCGTCTTGATCTGCCCATCCATCAAGGGGAAAATACCGGAGTGGTGGTGAAAGGGATCATTCGGGAGCGCAATCCCCGGTGGCATCTGGCGCGAGCGGCATTTCAGGGGGGGGATTTTTGGATTCCCGATACCGGTTTTGCCCTGGGGAAGGAGATCCGCTTACGGATTTTGGCCCGGGATGTGAGCCTCTCCCTGGAAAAGCACACCGGAACCAGCATCCTCAACATCATCCCCGCCACCGTGGTGGAGATCGCCGAAGCCAGGCATCCGGGGGTGCGACGGGTCAAGCTCATGATGGATCAAACGCCGCTGGTCGCGCGTTTGACGGTGCGCTCCACCGAGACCCTCCAGCTGAAACCAGGCAAGCAGCTGTGGGCCCAGATCAAATCGGTCGCGGTGTTGGAATAGCCCGGGGAGCCCTCACCTCTGGAAAAAACGGCTGAGGCTCAAACTGGTGAGAAAGAGCAGCAGCGCCGCCACCACGATGGATGGACCCGACGGGGTGTCCCAGGTAAAACTCGCCCACAAACCGCCACTCACCGCCAGCACGCCGATGAGAATGGACCAAGCCGCCATGGATTCAGGGGAGCGGGCCAGGTTGCGCGCCCCGGCGGGGGGGATGATCAAGAGGGAGGTGATGAGCAAAATGCCGACGATCTTCATGGAAAGAGCAATCACCAGGGCAATCAGCAGCATGAAAATCAAACGAATCCGCTCAACCGGAACCCCCTCCGCCCGGGCCAGATCCTCATGCACCGTCATCGCCAGCAGCGGTTGCCAGATTTTTCGCAACACCACCAAAACCAACCCCCCACCCAGATAAATCCACACCACATCGGTAAGCGTAACCGCCAGGATATCCCCAAAAAGATAGCCCATCAGGTCGATACGGACCCCATTTAAAAAGCTGATCCCCACCAATCCCAATGAGAGGGCGCTGTGGGAAAGAATGCCCAAAATCGTATCCCCTGCCAGCCAAGAGCGGCGTTGCAACAGCATCAAAGCCAGGGCAATCCCCACGCACACCACCACCACCCCCAAAATCAGATCGATCTCCGCCAAAAATCCCAGGGCCACTCCCAGCAGTGCGCCATGGGCCATGGTGTCGCCAAAATAGGCCATCCGCCGCCACACCACAAAACAGCCCAACGGCCCTCCCACCGCCGCCACCCCCACCCCGGCGATCCAGGCGAGGAACAAAAAATCGAGAAAAAAATCCATCTCAGGTTTTTCCCCTTCTACCGCGTTTCAAGGCGACATCGGGGTGATGGTGGCCGGTTTCATCGTTGCACTGATGGTGGTGCTGATAGAGGGCGATATTTTCTACCGCGTGCTTTCCAAACAGGCGGCTGAATTCCGGATGGTTGCCCACCAGATCGGGATCCCCGGTGCAGCAGACGTGGTGGTTCAAGCAAATCACCCGATCCGTCGCCCCCATCACGATGTGCAGATCGTGGGAGACCAGCAGCACCCCCCAGCCATAGCGATCCTTCAGGGAGGCGATCAGGCGGTAGAGTTCGATCTCCCCGGCATAGTCGACCCCCTGCACCGGTTCGTCCAATACCAGCAGTTGGGGATTTCCCAACATGGCCCGGGCGAGCAAAACCCGTTGAAACTCCCCACCGCTCAACCCCTGCACCGGAGCATCCAGAAACGCCGCCACCCCGGTTTCCGCCAGGATGGCCGTCATGGATTGGAGAGAAGCGTGGGGGTTGCAGAGGCCGAGCAGCCGGGAGACCCTCAGGGGCAGGATGGGATCGATGGGGACTCTTTGGGGAAGATAGCCGATTTTCAGGTCGGGTTTGCGAATC
Coding sequences within it:
- the modB gene encoding molybdate ABC transporter permease subunit, encoding MTISPEDLTALAVTLKLAGVATGILLLIGTPLAWWLAKSRWRFKFLLEAVVALPLVLPPTVLGFYLLVMLGPHGPVGGMIQTLGGEPLAFSFGGLVVGSVFYSLPFVVQPLQNAFTQIGHAPLEAAATLGASPLDRFFTVAVPLARPGFLTAGVLGFAHTVGEFGVVLMIGGNIPGETQVLSIAIYDHVEALEYGQAHLLSGGLLLLSFLLLLTVYALNRRFSMVQP
- the modC gene encoding molybdenum ABC transporter ATP-binding protein, giving the protein MTIEAQFRLQRGGFKLDVDLTFPARGVTALFGPSGCGKTTLLRAIAGLERESQGSCRVKGEVWQSSTHFLPTHQRPIGFVFQEATLFPHLTVRGNLEYGLKRTPPGRRRVQLEEAAALLGVDNFLHRKPQKLSGGERQRVAIARALLTSPRLLLMDEPLAALDQASKREILPYLERLHDELEMPVLYVSHAAEEVARLADYLVVMAEGKVLATGPLTETLARLDLPIHQGENTGVVVKGIIRERNPRWHLARAAFQGGDFWIPDTGFALGKEIRLRILARDVSLSLEKHTGTSILNIIPATVVEIAEARHPGVRRVKLMMDQTPLVARLTVRSTETLQLKPGKQLWAQIKSVAVLE
- the znuB gene encoding zinc ABC transporter permease subunit ZnuB; the encoded protein is MDFFLDFLFLAWIAGVGVAAVGGPLGCFVVWRRMAYFGDTMAHGALLGVALGFLAEIDLILGVVVVCVGIALALMLLQRRSWLAGDTILGILSHSALSLGLVGISFLNGVRIDLMGYLFGDILAVTLTDVVWIYLGGGLVLVVLRKIWQPLLAMTVHEDLARAEGVPVERIRLIFMLLIALVIALSMKIVGILLITSLLIIPPAGARNLARSPESMAAWSILIGVLAVSGGLWASFTWDTPSGPSIVVAALLLFLTSLSLSRFFQR
- a CDS encoding metal ABC transporter ATP-binding protein — its product is MTVTDTTLIQVRGVGWQHHGSMILDGVDLHVNSGEIVTLIGPNGAGKTTLLKILLGILQPDSGEVIRKPDLKIGYLPQRVPIDPILPLRVSRLLGLCNPHASLQSMTAILAETGVAAFLDAPVQGLSGGEFQRVLLARAMLGNPQLLVLDEPVQGVDYAGEIELYRLIASLKDRYGWGVLLVSHDLHIVMGATDRVICLNHHVCCTGDPDLVGNHPEFSRLFGKHAVENIALYQHHHQCNDETGHHHPDVALKRGRRGKT